In the genome of Anomalospiza imberbis isolate Cuckoo-Finch-1a 21T00152 chromosome 11, ASM3175350v1, whole genome shotgun sequence, one region contains:
- the PPM1M gene encoding protein phosphatase 1M: MSGEWLRRWRRGGPAERPGGAPAAGPGPPPPALRYRRPKFLPGGGEEAPRGGRAVRGAAPERPLPWGAGYAEVINAEKSEFNEDQAACCQISVRRREPGLEEDEEWLILCSTQFLTGHYWALFDGHGGPDAAIIASNYLHYCIKQKLEEIVGGITEAQPPMHLSGRCVCDSDPQFVEEKHIHAADLVVGALENAFQECDEVIGQEMEATNQTGGCTALAALYFQGKLYVANAGDSRAILVLKDNIVPMSSEFTPESERQRIQHLAFLFPKLLDGEFTRFEFPRRLKGDDVGHKVLYRDYFMEGWGYKMVEKADLKYPLVHGHGKQARLLGTLAVSRGLGDHQLKVIDTNIEVKPFLSCIPKVNVFDFALHDIKEDDVLIMATDGLWDVLCNEEVAHVVRSFLAENRTDPQRFSELAKCLVCRARGKKRGHQWMLDDSHEASYDDISIFVIPLHNREED, encoded by the exons ATGTCGGGCGAGTGGCTGCGGCgctggcggcggggcggccccgcagAGCGCCCCGGCGGAGCcccggcagcggggccgggcccgccgccccccgccctgCGCTACCGCCGGCCCAAGTTCCTGCCCGGCGGCGGCGAGGAGgccccgcggggcgggcgggccgTGCGGGGCGCCGCGCCCGAGCGGCCGCTGCCCTGGGGCGCGGGATACGCCGA GGTTATCAATGCTGAGAAGTCGGAGTTCAATGAGGACCAGGCAGCCTGCTGTCAGATCTCTGTCCGGAGGAGAGAGCCAGGCctggaggaggatgaggaatgGCTGATCCTGTGCTCCACACAG TTTCTGACTGGTCACTACTGGGCGCTGTTTGATGGCCACGGTGGCCCAGACGCTGCCATCATTGCCTCCAACTATTTGCACTACTGCATCAAGCAGAAgctggaggagattgtgggaGGCATCACCGAGGCCCAGCCCCCCATGCACCTCAGCGGACGCTGCGTTTGTGACAGTGACCCCCAGTTTGTGGAGGAGAAGCACATCCATGCAGCAGACTTGGTGGTGGGAGCCCTGGAGAATGCCTTCCAGGAGTGT GATGAAGTCATTGGCCAGGAGATGGAAGCTACGAACCAGACAGGAGGTTGCACTGCTCTGGCTGCCCTTTATTTCCAGGGAAAGCTCTATGTGGCCaatgctggggacagcag GGCAATTCTTGTCCTGAAGGACAACATTGTGCCCATGAGCAGCGAGTTCACCCCCGAGTCAGAGAGGCAGCGAATCCAGCACTTG GCTTTCCTTTTCCCCAAGCTTCTGGATGGTGAATTCACCCGCTTTGAGTTTCCACGGAGGTTGAAGGGAGATGACGTGGGCCACAAAGTCCTGTACCGGGATTACTTCATGGAGGGCTG GGGGTACAAGATGGTGGAGAAAGCTGACCTCAAGTATCCTCTTGTCCATGGTCACGGGAAGCAG GCTCGCCTGCTGGGGACTCTGGCTGTCTCTCGAGGTCTGGGGGATCATCAACTCAAGGTCATCGACACCAACATTGAAGTCAAACCCTTCCTCTCCTGCATTCCTAAG GTGAATGTATTTGACTTTGCTCTGCATGACATTAAGGAAGATGATGTCCTCATCATGGCAACTGACGGCCTTTGGGATGTTCTGTGCAACGAAGAGGTGGCCCATGTGGTCAGGAGCTTCCTTGCAGAAAACAGGACAGATCCTCAGAG GTTTTCAGAACTGGCCAAGTGCTTGGTATGCAGGGcaaggggaaagaagagaggCCACCAGTGGATGCTGGATGACAGCCACGAGGCATCCTACGATGACATCTCCATATTTGTCATCCCACTACACAACAGGGAAGAGGACTGA